In the genome of Flavobacteriales bacterium, one region contains:
- the tgt gene encoding tRNA guanosine(34) transglycosylase Tgt: protein MEFKLLAKDPGSKARSGELHSDHGIIPTPIFMPVGTLGAVKAVHPRELDQDLHASIMLSNTYHLYLRPGVEVIENAGGLHAFNGWKGPILTDSGGFQVHSLSDIRKITEEGVRFSSHIDGSKHLFTPESVMDTQRSIGADIMMAFDECTPWPCDLAYAEKSMHMTHRWLDRCISRFNATEPKYGHTQALFPIVQGSTYPELRKRSSEYVATKGMFGNAIGGLSVGEPEEEMYAMAELCCNILPTDRPRYLMGVGTPWNLLENMAVGVDMFDCVMPTRNGRNGMLFTMDGVVNIKNKQWADDHSKLDPNGHSWVDTFYSRAFVRHLFQSGEMLGQQIASLHNIGFYLGLMAEARVQIKAGTFSSWKNGLLPKLKTRL, encoded by the coding sequence ATGGAATTCAAACTTTTGGCTAAAGACCCCGGTTCCAAAGCACGTTCAGGCGAGCTGCATTCCGATCACGGCATTATTCCCACACCGATCTTCATGCCGGTAGGTACGCTCGGTGCGGTCAAGGCCGTGCATCCGCGTGAGCTGGATCAGGACCTGCACGCGTCGATAATGCTCAGTAACACCTATCATTTATACTTACGCCCTGGCGTGGAGGTGATAGAGAATGCAGGCGGATTACACGCGTTCAATGGCTGGAAAGGCCCGATACTGACTGATAGCGGCGGTTTCCAAGTTCATTCATTGAGCGATATCCGAAAGATCACCGAAGAAGGCGTTCGATTCAGTAGCCACATTGATGGCAGCAAACACCTTTTTACACCGGAAAGCGTTATGGATACGCAGCGAAGTATCGGTGCGGATATCATGATGGCGTTCGACGAGTGTACGCCTTGGCCTTGTGATCTGGCATACGCCGAGAAGAGCATGCACATGACCCACCGTTGGCTGGATCGATGCATTTCCCGATTCAACGCAACAGAACCGAAATATGGTCATACGCAAGCGCTGTTCCCTATAGTCCAAGGCAGCACGTATCCGGAACTACGCAAACGCTCCTCCGAATATGTGGCAACGAAAGGAATGTTCGGCAATGCGATCGGCGGCTTAAGTGTTGGCGAACCCGAAGAAGAAATGTACGCTATGGCTGAACTGTGTTGTAATATACTCCCTACCGATAGGCCGCGTTATTTGATGGGCGTGGGTACGCCGTGGAATCTACTTGAGAATATGGCCGTGGGCGTGGATATGTTCGATTGTGTAATGCCTACACGAAATGGAAGGAACGGTATGCTGTTCACCATGGATGGCGTGGTGAACATCAAGAACAAACAATGGGCGGATGACCATTCCAAGTTGGATCCCAACGGCCATAGTTGGGTGGATACGTTCTACAGCAGAGCATTCGTGCGCCATCTTTTCCAGAGCGGGGAAATGCTTGGCCAGCAGATCGCTAGCTTGCATAACATCGGTTTCTATTTAGGGCTTATGGCCGAAGCACGCGTACAGATCAAAGCAGGAACATTCAGCAGCTGGAAGAACGGTTTATTGCCCAAGTTGAAAACACGTTTGTAA
- the rsmG gene encoding 16S rRNA (guanine(527)-N(7))-methyltransferase RsmG — protein MIGLELIHTYFPELSAKQRDLFAQLGALYSDWNERVNLISRKDFEHLYERHILHSLGIAKVVQFEKGMRIIDVGTGGGFPLVPLAIMFPESTFHGIDGTGKKINAVKGVVEGLGLTNCTAEQLRSTDHNMRYDVIVSRAVTTLPEFIRDTKHLVSKGQGRMYYLKGGELADEILPVRQSVRVHELNKVFKEEFFATKKVVEVRF, from the coding sequence ATGATCGGTCTCGAATTGATACATACCTATTTCCCGGAGCTTAGCGCGAAGCAGCGCGATCTATTTGCACAACTCGGAGCGCTCTATTCGGATTGGAACGAACGCGTGAACTTGATCTCCCGGAAGGATTTCGAACATTTGTATGAGCGGCATATCCTGCATTCGTTGGGCATCGCCAAAGTGGTGCAGTTCGAAAAAGGCATGCGCATAATTGATGTAGGTACCGGGGGCGGATTTCCATTGGTTCCATTGGCGATCATGTTTCCCGAAAGCACGTTCCATGGCATCGATGGTACCGGCAAGAAGATCAACGCGGTAAAGGGTGTTGTTGAAGGTCTTGGTCTAACCAATTGTACAGCGGAACAGCTTCGGAGCACGGACCATAACATGCGCTACGATGTGATCGTTAGCCGCGCTGTAACCACGTTACCAGAGTTCATCCGCGATACCAAACATCTCGTGTCGAAGGGTCAAGGGCGCATGTACTACCTGAAAGGCGGTGAGCTTGCCGATGAGATCCTACCTGTTCGTCAGTCGGTAAGGGTGCATGAACTGAACAAGGTGTTCAAGGAAGAGTTCTTTGCGACGAAGAAGGTTGTTGAGGTGCGGTTCTGA
- a CDS encoding SRPBCC family protein: MTRIESKSVEIKKPAQDLYTFLQDMNNFHQLLPQDRISEWKSDGNSCSFKVQGAATIGLQLDGGTPPDHLRMKATERSPFPFTLDVFLKENNGITTAHQEFNADLNPFIKMMVEKPLKNLFDHISDKMLAIHGGI, encoded by the coding sequence ATGACCCGAATTGAAAGCAAATCCGTTGAGATCAAAAAGCCCGCGCAAGACCTGTATACTTTTTTACAGGACATGAATAATTTCCATCAGCTTTTACCACAGGACCGGATCAGCGAATGGAAAAGTGATGGCAATTCTTGCTCGTTCAAAGTGCAAGGGGCCGCAACCATTGGCTTGCAACTGGACGGAGGTACACCACCCGACCATCTGCGCATGAAAGCCACTGAGCGCAGTCCGTTCCCTTTCACGCTGGACGTGTTCCTCAAGGAGAACAATGGTATTACAACAGCTCACCAGGAATTCAACGCGGACCTGAATCCCTTCATTAAAATGATGGTGGAGAAACCGCTGAAGAACTTGTTCGACCACATCTCGGATAAGATGTTGGCGATCCATGGCGGAATTTGA
- a CDS encoding DUF2490 domain-containing protein, with translation MRSFRMGFPWIAGLAFVITLACTSAKTYAQERAQPIRKHELWVSLDVEGGLPKVFKDLLGKDLYKRFKLAAELGYRSDDVFYAPRQVYTDLGANFKLNGHFDIGVVQRISFRPEDNTKHRTSLQLNFDTKWKRFGLEYRLGYQHNYTEFGSAREMVRNKFSLSYDFKNFKFDPEISTEFFTWVGYQGIQHTSTRHSIGTSYSLSKAHKISFKLIHDRDHGVAWPTYRWIYSIGYALDLRDL, from the coding sequence ATGCGTTCTTTTCGAATGGGTTTTCCGTGGATCGCAGGTCTTGCTTTCGTGATCACATTGGCCTGCACTTCTGCCAAAACGTATGCACAGGAACGCGCCCAACCTATTCGCAAACACGAACTCTGGGTATCCCTGGATGTGGAAGGTGGATTGCCAAAGGTATTCAAGGACCTATTGGGAAAGGACCTCTACAAACGATTCAAACTAGCCGCTGAATTGGGTTATCGAAGTGACGATGTGTTCTACGCTCCACGGCAGGTGTACACCGATCTTGGTGCAAATTTCAAGCTGAATGGACATTTCGATATCGGCGTAGTTCAACGCATCAGTTTCCGTCCGGAGGACAACACAAAACACCGCACAAGTCTCCAGTTGAATTTCGATACCAAGTGGAAGCGCTTCGGACTGGAATACCGTTTGGGCTACCAACATAATTACACGGAGTTCGGTAGTGCGCGCGAGATGGTCCGCAATAAATTCTCCTTGAGCTACGACTTCAAAAATTTCAAGTTCGATCCCGAGATCAGTACCGAATTCTTTACGTGGGTCGGCTACCAGGGGATCCAACACACCAGCACGCGCCACTCCATTGGCACATCGTACTCCCTTTCCAAAGCACATAAGATCAGCTTTAAGTTGATCCACGATCGCGATCATGGTGTTGCCTGGCCAACCTATCGGTGGATCTATTCCATCGGTTACGCCTTAGATTTGCGAGACCTTTAA
- a CDS encoding LptF/LptG family permease has translation MLKTLDRYIIRQFLGTFFFILMLIMAIAVVFDISEKTEDFAEMNASSREIIVDYYFNFIIYYSNLFSGLFIFISVLLFTSRLAHRTEVIAMLSSGVSFPRVMKPYFVAATFLTALSLIVNHMVLPGANKVRLAFEEEHIRVTFFVDAKNIHREITPGTIAYMESYNVGQKTGYRFSLSNWENAELTRKLTADRATYDSVQGVWHVYDYVLRDMTTHPEVLIRGTELDTMISLKPSDLGQRWETAMAMGWSELNNYIDAKKAQGDGSTVSYQIEKHQRTAYPFATYVFTLIGVSIASRKVRGGTGLHLALGVGLILIYVFSMRLMAVAATNAGMDPLIAVWTPNIFFAIIGVWIYRGAPK, from the coding sequence ATGCTAAAGACCCTGGACCGATATATCATCCGCCAATTCCTCGGGACGTTCTTTTTTATCCTGATGTTGATCATGGCCATTGCTGTGGTCTTCGACATCAGCGAGAAAACAGAGGATTTCGCCGAAATGAATGCATCGTCGCGTGAGATAATCGTCGATTACTATTTCAATTTCATCATCTACTACAGCAACCTGTTCAGTGGTCTGTTCATTTTCATCAGTGTGCTCCTTTTCACAAGCCGTCTTGCGCACCGTACCGAAGTGATCGCGATGCTAAGCAGTGGTGTTAGTTTTCCACGGGTGATGAAGCCCTATTTCGTTGCAGCAACATTCCTTACGGCTCTATCACTCATTGTTAATCACATGGTTCTTCCTGGGGCCAATAAGGTCCGATTGGCCTTCGAAGAAGAACATATCCGAGTTACATTCTTCGTCGATGCAAAGAATATCCATCGTGAGATCACACCAGGTACCATTGCATACATGGAGTCGTACAATGTTGGTCAGAAAACAGGGTATCGCTTCAGTCTTTCCAATTGGGAGAACGCGGAACTTACACGCAAACTCACTGCGGATCGAGCCACATACGATAGCGTGCAAGGCGTGTGGCATGTGTACGACTACGTGCTTCGCGATATGACGACCCACCCTGAAGTGCTGATCCGGGGAACTGAATTGGATACCATGATCAGCCTGAAACCATCTGACCTCGGACAACGCTGGGAGACCGCGATGGCAATGGGCTGGAGTGAATTGAATAACTATATCGACGCAAAAAAAGCGCAAGGAGATGGTTCAACAGTGAGCTATCAGATCGAAAAGCATCAGCGAACGGCCTACCCTTTCGCGACCTACGTATTCACCTTGATCGGGGTGAGCATTGCAAGTCGTAAAGTGCGCGGCGGCACGGGCTTGCACTTGGCACTTGGGGTAGGTCTGATCTTGATCTACGTTTTCTCCATGCGCTTAATGGCCGTAGCAGCTACCAACGCAGGCATGGACCCCTTGATCGCTGTTTGGACGCCAAATATTTTCTTCGCAATCATCGGCGTTTGGATCTATCGGGGTGCACCGAAATGA
- a CDS encoding long-chain fatty acid--CoA ligase: MQVQRLFEIVEYQLANFPQKACVESYEDGKLRAYSTKEFIETAESLALGLMTIGIVPGDKVAMVSGNRAEWAIVDQALLRIGAINIPIYPTSSADDYAYVLNHSESKVFFVSNPELLAKATEAKKNCPGLEHIFSFEKIQGTPNWKELLGKGEDGRAKLDTYKAQVKRADLATIIYTSGTTGRPKGVMLSHDNILSNVEASTPRLPISAGSRAISFLPLCHIYERMLMYLYQRAGTQVRFQETLEDLGARIREAEPDVFTAVPRLLEKIYDSILAKGEALTGIKRKLFFWSLELGEAYDVHGRSAWYDFQLSIARKLVFSKWKAGLGGKVKVIASGSAALQPRLARIFNAAGIPLMEGYGLTETSPVVSVNDAQNDGLRFGSVGKPLDNVQVRIASDGEILIKGPNVMMGYYKEPEMTAEVLSPDGWFSTGDIGELSEDGFLRITDRKKEMFKTSGGKYVAPQLIENKLKESRFIEQVMVIGENRKFPSALIVPSFAFLKDYCKLKGIPFTSNEQIVNEKRIIDRIDQEVDKVNASLGHWEQVKRVALLATEWGIDSGEMTPKLSLRRKPILAKYSKEVKAIYGEA, encoded by the coding sequence ATGCAAGTACAGCGCCTTTTCGAGATCGTTGAATATCAGCTCGCGAACTTTCCCCAGAAAGCATGTGTTGAGAGTTATGAAGATGGAAAGCTTCGGGCTTACAGCACCAAAGAATTCATTGAAACGGCAGAGTCGTTGGCATTGGGTCTTATGACCATCGGGATAGTTCCTGGTGATAAGGTTGCCATGGTCAGTGGAAATCGTGCTGAGTGGGCGATCGTGGATCAAGCGTTATTAAGGATCGGAGCCATTAACATTCCGATCTACCCTACCAGTAGCGCAGATGATTACGCATACGTGCTTAACCATTCCGAGTCGAAGGTCTTCTTCGTTAGCAACCCCGAGCTTCTGGCCAAAGCAACTGAAGCCAAAAAGAATTGCCCCGGGCTTGAACACATTTTTAGTTTTGAAAAGATCCAGGGAACTCCCAATTGGAAAGAGTTACTTGGGAAGGGAGAAGATGGCCGAGCAAAGCTCGATACCTACAAGGCACAAGTGAAACGCGCAGACCTGGCCACCATTATATACACGAGCGGCACTACAGGTAGACCGAAGGGCGTTATGTTGAGCCACGACAATATCCTGAGCAACGTGGAAGCCAGTACACCACGCTTACCGATCTCGGCCGGTTCACGTGCGATCAGCTTCTTGCCACTATGCCACATCTACGAACGTATGCTGATGTATCTCTATCAGCGTGCAGGGACCCAGGTCCGTTTTCAAGAAACTCTTGAAGATCTTGGTGCACGCATCCGCGAAGCAGAACCTGATGTGTTCACCGCTGTGCCACGGCTTCTGGAAAAGATATACGATTCGATCCTCGCGAAAGGTGAAGCCCTCACTGGCATTAAACGAAAACTGTTCTTCTGGAGCTTGGAATTGGGGGAAGCCTATGATGTTCACGGCAGAAGTGCGTGGTACGACTTTCAGCTTTCGATCGCACGTAAGCTCGTATTCAGCAAATGGAAAGCCGGCCTCGGCGGGAAGGTCAAGGTCATAGCCAGTGGCAGCGCAGCATTACAACCTCGGCTGGCACGCATATTCAACGCCGCCGGTATTCCACTTATGGAAGGATATGGACTCACGGAAACATCGCCGGTTGTCAGTGTGAACGATGCACAGAACGATGGCTTAAGGTTCGGGAGCGTTGGCAAACCACTGGATAATGTCCAAGTGAGAATTGCCAGCGATGGTGAGATCCTGATCAAAGGACCCAATGTTATGATGGGCTATTACAAAGAACCGGAAATGACCGCCGAAGTGCTTTCCCCGGACGGTTGGTTCAGTACTGGCGATATTGGAGAATTGAGCGAAGACGGTTTTCTACGGATCACAGATCGGAAAAAGGAAATGTTCAAAACGAGCGGTGGTAAATACGTGGCTCCGCAGTTGATCGAGAATAAATTGAAGGAATCTCGCTTCATCGAACAAGTGATGGTGATCGGGGAGAACCGCAAGTTCCCATCAGCCTTGATCGTGCCGAGTTTTGCGTTCTTGAAGGACTATTGCAAATTGAAAGGCATACCATTCACCAGCAATGAGCAAATAGTGAATGAAAAGCGCATCATTGATCGGATAGATCAAGAGGTGGACAAGGTGAATGCTTCTCTCGGTCACTGGGAACAGGTGAAACGCGTTGCGCTTCTCGCTACCGAATGGGGGATCGATTCCGGAGAAATGACACCCAAGCTGAGCCTACGCAGGAAACCGATCCTTGCTAAATATTCCAAGGAGGTCAAAGCCATTTATGGCGAAGCATAA
- a CDS encoding ATP-binding cassette domain-containing protein has translation MAGRRKRTGDDDAPSAKLNKATLKKTLRIYRYLKPHAGVFAIGLVCLLITSLLALAFPLLLGKLITAEPNTSFWNAPLNDLTNIDSIAKLLLIVFALQAFFGYIRIYTFGYVSEHALADIREDTYAHLVRMPMLFFAQRRVGELNSRLSADVALLQEGMTTVFAEFLRQFITIVLGITLLTYVSVQLTVTMLATLPIVALIAVLFGRYIRELSKNVQDRIADSSVVVEETLQGIQNVKAFSNEGYEVARYGRSVRAAMDVALKSVRWRGAFISFIIFAMFGVVVFIVWRAVHLRAEGLLDVGDIAAFIGLSIMIGASIGSFPDLITNLLKAVGATERLMDLQDEIPEAINLGPRSVPLHLDGSITFNNVAFHYATRADVPVLKNVNFSARPGERVALVGPSGAGKSTIASLILRFYQPVDGSITIDGKDIASYDLTAFRDRLSIVPQEVLLFGGTIKENIAYGKPGATDAEIEAAAQQANAHEFIERFPDGYNTIVGERGVQLSGGQRQRIAIARAVLKDPVILILDEATSSLDTASEKLVQDALDELMKGRTSIVIAHRLSTVRNADRILVLDHGSVVESGTHDELIADDKGLYRSLSNTELGGNDV, from the coding sequence ATGGCCGGAAGAAGGAAACGCACTGGCGATGACGATGCTCCATCAGCGAAGCTGAACAAAGCAACGCTGAAGAAAACGTTGCGGATCTACCGCTACCTTAAGCCACATGCCGGGGTGTTTGCAATTGGCCTTGTGTGCTTACTTATTACAAGTCTTTTGGCGCTCGCATTCCCTTTGCTACTGGGAAAATTGATCACTGCGGAACCGAACACATCGTTCTGGAATGCGCCATTGAACGACCTCACGAACATTGATTCCATTGCCAAACTTCTTCTTATCGTATTCGCTTTGCAAGCGTTCTTCGGCTACATCAGGATCTATACGTTCGGGTATGTCTCGGAACATGCCTTGGCCGATATCCGCGAGGACACTTACGCGCATTTGGTGCGTATGCCGATGCTGTTCTTCGCACAACGCCGCGTGGGTGAATTGAACAGCCGATTATCCGCGGATGTGGCACTATTGCAAGAAGGAATGACCACCGTTTTCGCGGAATTCCTCAGGCAGTTCATTACCATAGTTTTAGGAATAACGTTACTGACCTATGTTAGTGTTCAGCTCACAGTGACCATGCTGGCGACGCTGCCTATAGTCGCATTGATCGCCGTGTTATTCGGGAGGTATATCCGCGAATTAAGCAAGAATGTGCAGGACCGGATCGCCGATTCCAGTGTAGTGGTCGAAGAGACGCTGCAAGGAATACAGAACGTAAAGGCTTTTAGTAATGAAGGTTACGAAGTGGCTCGTTATGGCCGCAGCGTTCGTGCTGCAATGGACGTTGCCTTGAAGTCGGTCCGATGGCGTGGAGCGTTCATTTCCTTCATAATCTTCGCCATGTTCGGTGTAGTGGTCTTCATCGTTTGGCGAGCAGTTCACTTGCGCGCAGAAGGATTATTGGATGTTGGTGATATCGCCGCGTTCATTGGGCTTTCGATCATGATCGGAGCATCGATCGGCTCGTTCCCCGATCTGATCACCAACCTGTTAAAAGCTGTGGGTGCAACCGAACGTTTAATGGATCTGCAGGACGAAATTCCGGAAGCGATCAACCTCGGTCCGCGATCAGTGCCACTGCATTTGGACGGTTCCATCACCTTCAACAATGTTGCTTTTCACTACGCCACGCGCGCGGACGTTCCTGTATTGAAGAACGTAAATTTCTCTGCTCGACCAGGTGAACGTGTTGCTCTCGTTGGCCCCAGTGGTGCTGGAAAAAGCACCATCGCATCGCTCATTCTGCGCTTTTACCAACCCGTTGATGGTTCGATCACTATTGATGGAAAGGACATTGCGTCCTATGATCTTACGGCCTTTCGGGACCGCTTGAGCATTGTGCCACAGGAGGTCCTCTTGTTCGGTGGAACGATAAAAGAGAATATTGCATACGGCAAACCCGGTGCAACGGATGCAGAGATCGAGGCTGCAGCGCAACAAGCGAATGCTCACGAGTTCATTGAACGCTTTCCTGATGGATATAACACGATCGTTGGTGAACGTGGTGTGCAGCTAAGCGGTGGTCAGCGGCAGCGCATTGCCATTGCGCGTGCCGTGCTCAAAGACCCGGTGATCCTGATCCTTGACGAGGCAACCAGTTCACTCGATACTGCAAGTGAAAAACTCGTACAAGATGCCCTCGACGAACTGATGAAAGGCCGCACGAGCATTGTGATCGCGCATCGACTAAGTACTGTCCGTAATGCCGATCGCATTCTAGTTCTGGACCACGGATCCGTTGTGGAAAGTGGGACACATGATGAGTTGATCGCAGATGATAAAGGATTGTATCGTAGCTTGAGTAATACGGAACTAGGCGGAAACGACGTTTGA
- a CDS encoding sigma-70 family RNA polymerase sigma factor: MEVNENLSEKAQYDYVLVRRAVDKHDQKAYAELMGRYRDSIYFMLLKMINNKDDAEDLTIEAFGKAFHRLKQYTPNYAFSTWLFKIASNNCIDWIRKQKKKTFSIDNPIGTEDGDEMTIELKGTGLDPSEIAIREQKSEIMRDVVDKLKPRYRTLVELRYYKEYSYEEIADELDLPLGTVKAQLFRAREFLLNLMEPKKDTI; this comes from the coding sequence ATGGAAGTGAACGAGAACCTTAGTGAAAAAGCGCAGTACGATTATGTTCTCGTGCGCCGCGCCGTTGATAAACACGACCAGAAGGCCTATGCCGAATTGATGGGCCGATACCGCGACTCCATCTATTTCATGTTGTTGAAGATGATCAACAACAAGGACGATGCGGAGGATCTTACGATCGAGGCATTCGGTAAAGCATTCCATCGGTTGAAGCAGTACACGCCGAACTATGCATTCAGCACATGGTTGTTCAAGATCGCATCGAACAACTGTATCGATTGGATCCGCAAACAAAAGAAGAAGACCTTCTCCATCGATAACCCGATCGGGACTGAGGATGGGGATGAAATGACCATTGAGCTCAAGGGCACGGGTCTGGATCCTTCCGAGATCGCAATTCGAGAACAGAAGAGTGAGATCATGCGTGATGTGGTGGATAAGCTGAAGCCCCGTTATCGCACGCTCGTTGAGCTACGCTATTACAAAGAGTACAGCTATGAAGAGATCGCCGACGAGCTCGATCTGCCATTGGGTACTGTAAAAGCACAACTCTTCCGTGCGCGTGAGTTCCTGCTGAATTTGATGGAGCCAAAGAAGGATACGATCTGA
- a CDS encoding DUF4918 family protein, protein MTTLADCLLEHVLSFTLDETTLPDTVGVLDPFNGPQRDEVLRIVKLFHRKYYSDNSKRLLMLGINPGRLGAGSTGLSFTDTKRCEADLGIPVNGMRTHEPSSDFFYRMIRAYGGPGSFYDKTYVHAICPLGFVKDGPLGRPINLNYYDDKDLQRALTPFITNWLRTLVACGMRTDVVFCIGTGKNAAYFKELNDELDLFDRIIPLEHPRYVMQYKAKQLGQYIAKYMDALHDVG, encoded by the coding sequence ATGACCACCCTCGCAGATTGTCTATTGGAACACGTACTTTCATTCACATTGGATGAAACAACATTGCCGGATACCGTAGGTGTCCTCGATCCATTCAATGGACCCCAACGCGATGAAGTTCTAAGGATCGTAAAGCTTTTCCACAGAAAATACTACAGTGATAATAGCAAGCGCTTATTGATGCTCGGAATAAACCCCGGCAGATTGGGCGCAGGTAGCACGGGACTCTCCTTCACCGATACGAAACGATGCGAAGCAGACCTGGGAATTCCGGTGAATGGTATGCGCACACACGAACCAAGCAGCGATTTCTTTTACCGAATGATCCGCGCTTATGGAGGACCTGGATCGTTCTACGACAAGACCTACGTCCATGCAATTTGCCCACTCGGATTCGTAAAAGATGGCCCGCTGGGTAGACCGATCAACCTGAATTATTACGATGACAAGGACTTACAAAGGGCATTGACACCATTCATCACCAACTGGTTAAGGACCCTGGTTGCATGCGGCATGCGCACCGATGTTGTTTTCTGCATCGGTACCGGAAAGAACGCAGCGTATTTCAAGGAACTGAACGATGAACTCGATCTGTTCGATCGAATCATCCCCTTGGAACATCCACGCTATGTAATGCAGTACAAGGCGAAACAGCTGGGTCAATATATCGCCAAGTATATGGACGCGTTGCACGATGTGGGATAG
- a CDS encoding SCO family protein, which translates to MGVRILLFLAVAAVAIIVGWQILKPSDVLPIYHPSQLDPRLVADDVKGRTGEHHISDFKLIDQHGAIVDYSDVKDNIIVADFFFTTCATICPKMTTQMGRVQAAFPKETPLMLLSHSVTPEMDSVPVLASYAELYKADYDRWRFLTGDRKQIYDLARGSYFAAVDEGDGGPDDFVHTENFVLVDPQRRIRGFYDGTKTVDVDRLIGDIEKLLDEVKDPLPEK; encoded by the coding sequence ATAGGCGTTCGCATTCTCCTTTTCCTCGCGGTCGCTGCGGTCGCTATCATCGTGGGATGGCAGATCCTAAAGCCCAGCGACGTTCTTCCGATCTATCATCCGTCGCAATTGGACCCACGCCTTGTGGCCGATGATGTCAAAGGCCGGACCGGAGAACATCATATTTCCGATTTCAAGTTGATCGATCAACACGGGGCCATTGTGGATTACAGCGACGTAAAGGATAACATCATCGTAGCCGATTTCTTCTTCACGACCTGCGCGACGATCTGCCCGAAAATGACCACGCAAATGGGACGTGTGCAAGCAGCATTCCCGAAAGAAACTCCGCTGATGCTCCTCTCCCACTCCGTTACACCAGAAATGGATTCCGTTCCCGTATTGGCGAGCTATGCCGAATTATACAAAGCTGATTACGATCGCTGGCGTTTTCTGACCGGTGACAGAAAGCAGATCTATGACCTCGCTAGAGGATCCTACTTCGCAGCAGTGGATGAAGGTGATGGAGGTCCGGATGATTTTGTGCACACGGAAAATTTCGTTCTGGTTGATCCGCAACGCCGGATCCGTGGTTTTTACGACGGCACCAAAACGGTGGATGTTGATCGGTTGATCGGGGATATTGAGAAACTGTTGGATGAAGTAAAGGATCCTCTCCCTGAGAAGTAG
- a CDS encoding glycosyltransferase — MWSVDFIVMLSALVVLLFFHGAMFARLAFKQVAVEPEVNIPVSVVICARNESERLAYLIPVLLAQDHKEFELVVVNDRSDDDTWEMLQNMQPLHPRLRPVNIQADEKFNYGKKIALGVGVRTAKYDNVLLTDADCEPHGKDWISTMASGFSNGRKIVVGHSPYAFQPGITNVLERYDSTVKTMQYMSFAMAGFPYMGVGRNLGYTSDLFFSAKGQRRHGELMSGDDDLFINEVARANNTSVVADPRSFMTTSPTPDLGTWVRRKRRHYTTAAHYRFVHQFLLTLLPFARVTFWAALIVLAIRGNWVGFAIGLGVELFILLPITIAAMKRLHAGLLAWFALPLEWLFLLLDPLLYTSTILVKPKRWK, encoded by the coding sequence ATGTGGTCAGTGGATTTCATTGTAATGCTCAGTGCGCTCGTTGTGCTCCTTTTCTTTCATGGTGCCATGTTCGCGCGCTTGGCGTTCAAACAAGTCGCCGTTGAACCAGAGGTGAACATTCCGGTCAGTGTTGTGATATGTGCCCGCAATGAAAGTGAGCGATTGGCCTATTTGATCCCCGTACTATTGGCACAGGACCATAAGGAGTTTGAACTGGTGGTGGTGAACGACCGTTCCGATGATGATACTTGGGAGATGCTGCAGAACATGCAACCACTGCATCCACGTCTTCGACCAGTGAATATACAGGCCGATGAAAAATTCAACTACGGTAAGAAGATCGCGTTAGGCGTAGGTGTACGTACAGCCAAATATGATAACGTGCTGCTTACGGACGCCGATTGCGAGCCACATGGCAAGGATTGGATCAGCACCATGGCAAGCGGGTTCTCCAACGGACGGAAGATCGTTGTGGGGCATAGCCCTTATGCATTCCAGCCTGGAATAACGAACGTTCTCGAACGCTACGACAGTACCGTGAAGACCATGCAGTACATGAGCTTCGCGATGGCAGGATTCCCGTACATGGGAGTTGGTCGGAATTTGGGATATACCAGCGATCTGTTCTTCAGTGCTAAAGGCCAACGGCGGCATGGGGAGTTGATGAGCGGCGATGACGACCTCTTCATTAACGAGGTGGCCCGTGCGAACAACACTTCGGTAGTGGCGGATCCACGGTCTTTCATGACCACATCACCGACGCCAGACCTTGGTACATGGGTCCGAAGGAAGCGTAGACATTACACTACTGCAGCGCATTATCGATTCGTACATCAGTTCTTGTTGACCTTATTGCCCTTTGCACGAGTGACCTTCTGGGCGGCATTGATCGTATTGGCCATCCGTGGGAACTGGGTCGGATTTGCGATCGGACTTGGTGTTGAGCTATTCATATTACTACCGATAACCATTGCCGCAATGAAACGCTTACATGCTGGTCTTTTGGCGTGGTTCGCGCTACCGTTGGAATGGTTATTTCTACTTTTGGACCCACTACTCTACACCAGCACCATATTGGTTAAGCCTAAGCGATGGAAGTGA